The Leishmania mexicana MHOM/GT/2001/U1103 complete genome, chromosome 26 genome includes a window with the following:
- a CDS encoding cell cycle regulation-like protein: protein MRLLGKAAHPDGSMEVRVSVGTSEDLWHLYNFILVGDLVLTKTRRKVPRENALGTLAAEMKMLNLEVEVKHIAFTPDELRIQGVNKKENNFVKTGAHHTLTIHAKPPQEVRITKREWDSICEDRLKDACDESGKADTAAVLMSFGEAQVILVTRSFMHIKAKIEVTISKKHKSDGKARDKSIERFFKQSLDALVTHVDFEKTKLVLLCSPGHVREEFHAYIKEVTQRADHGPLREVYLNLSRFLLVKVSSTTISGLKEALSDPGVAQRMESAKCVDDIRMWEKFQDTMNKDPDRCVYTPQYVYYAVMAGAVGGLMISDDVFRSENPTERRFFLSLVNFVRQSGSSTVNVFSSNHVTGEQLTQLGSVAAVLRFSCPEIDDMEVVPEFLASKEVEEFIRVNAAARVTV, encoded by the coding sequence ATGCGTCTCTTGGGCAAGGCTGCGCACCCGGATGGGTCGATGGAGGTGCGGGTGTCGGTCGGCACCTCAGAGGACTTGTGGCACCTGTACAACTTTATTCTCGTAGGCGATCTCGTGCTCACCAAGACACGACGCAAAGTCCCGCGCGAGAACGCGCTTGGAACTCTCGCCGCGGAGATGAAGATGCTCAACCTTGAGGTGGAGGTGAAGCACATCGCCTTCACCCCGGATGAGCTGCGCATTCAAGGCGTGAACAAGAAGGAAAACAACTTTGTAAAGACGGGGGCTCATCACACCCTCACCATTCACGCGAAACCGCCTCAGGAGGTGCGGATCACGAAGAGGGAGTGGGATTCCATCTGCGAGGATCGCCTAAAGGATGCGTGTGACGAGTCCGGCAAAGCAGACACGGCTGCCGTGTTGATGAGCTTCGGCGAGGCCCAGGTCATTCTCGTCACGCGCTCCTTCATGCACATCAAAGCCAAGATCGAGGTCACCATCTCGAAGAAGCACAAGAGCGACGGCAAGGCGCGCGACAAGAGCATCGAGCGCTTCTTCAAGCAGTCCCTTGACGCCCTTGTCACACACGTTGACTTCGAGAAGACGAAGCTCGTTCTGCTGTGCTCCCCAGGCCACGTGCGGGAGGAGTTCCACGCGTACATCAAGGAAGTCACCCAGCGCGCAGACCACGGCCCTCTCCGTGAGGTGTACCTCAACCTCTCCAGGTTTCTTCTCGTAAAGGTCTCGTCGACGACGATCAGCGGGCTCAAGGAGGCTCTCAGCGACCCtggtgtggcgcagcgcatggAGTCGGCCAAGTGCGTCGACGACATCCGCATGTGGGAGAAGTTCCAGGACACTATGAACAAGGACCCAGACAGGTGCGTTTACACCCCGCAGTACGTCTACTACGCGGTGATGGCCGGTGCTGTTGGCGGCCTCATGATTAGCGATGATGTCTTTCGCTCCGAGAACCCGACCGAgcgccgcttcttcttgtCCCTCGTGAACTTTGTGCGTCAGAGTGGATCGTCCACTGTGAACGTCTTCTCCAGCAACCACGTCACCGGCGAGCAGCTGACGCAGCTTGGCAGCGTAGCGGCGGTGCTACGGTTTAGCTGCCCTGAGATTGATGACATGGAGGTGGTGCCAGAGTTTTTGGCCTccaaggaggtggaggagttcATTCGGGTGAACGCGGCCGCCCGCGTGACGGTCTAG